A genome region from Leptidea sinapis chromosome 34, ilLepSina1.1, whole genome shotgun sequence includes the following:
- the LOC126974950 gene encoding rabenosyn-5 isoform X2 — protein MATANDDEILEGFLCPICKADLKSATQLTNHFETQHAEEQDLLRSLKDIFGKAKKIILNVDENDLKDTFDRALKINTQDNNSWYTEETQTVVPWLDGSSVKLCPNCAKSFSLTRRKHHCRLCGSILCHDCSLFLDFNVAKGIVDPSAPQTSTPDHEVTEKNGLRLCEHCYMLIDLRKQVQDSRNAKTALMTAYEQMRSLMEQASPAVAMYEKMCQSLFDGESTYNLQDVNAMRGKIGKLAEGIDLLSKQVSLFPANPGTRQARLQNSIRQAAANFIKGDLLSLRKLPTEAQIDEVRRQRYERAQKKVEMERQAAEKEKEWKEREGSSRDNSVQHDDELNPLLEQMNIIRGYIKEARKELRFEEVAILEENLKELKKEYHFQMLSNKS, from the exons atggcAACAGCTAATGATGATGAGATTTTAGAGGGTTTTCTGTGTCCAATTTGTAAAGCCGATTTGAAATCAGCTACTCAACTTACAAATCATTTTGAAACACAGCATGCAGAGGAACAGGATTTACTCAGGTCACTCAAAGATATCTTTGGTAAAGCTaagaaaataattcttaatgtcgATGAAAATGACCTAAAAGATACATTTGATCGTGCTCTTAAGATTAATACTCAAGATAATAATAGTTGGTATACTGAAGAAACACAAACGGTAG TCCCATGGTTGGATGGCTCATCAGTGAAGCTGTGTCCAAATTGTGCGAAATCATTCAGTTTGACAAGAAGAAAACACCATTGTAGGCTATGTGGATCAATTCTATGTCACGATTGTTCTTTATTTCTTGATTTTAATGTAGCCA AAGGCATAGTAGATCCATCAGCTCCTCAAACATCGACTCCAGACCATGAAGTAACAGAGAAGAATGGCCTTCGACTATGTGAGCACTGTTATATGTTAATTGATCTCCGAAAGCAAGTACAAGATAGCCGTAATGCTAAAACAGCATTGATGACAGCTTATGAACAGATGAGGAGTTTGATGGAGCAAGCCTCACCTGCTGTGGCCATGTATGAAAAG ATGTGCCAAAGCCTGTTCGACGGTGAGTCGACGTATAACCTACAGGACGTGAACGCGATGCGCGGAAAGATCGGGAAGCTAGCCGAGGGTATCGACCTCCTGAGCAAGCAGGTGTCCCTGTTCCCCGCGAATCCCGGGACGCGTCAGGCCAGACTGCAGAACTCTATACGCCAAGCTGCCGCTAATTTCAtcaag ggAGACTTGTTATCACTTCGCAAGTTACCCACGGAGGCGCAAATTGATGAAGTGAGGAGACAAAGATACGAACGAGCGCAGAAGAAAGTGGAGATGGAACGGCAGGCAgcggaaaaagaaaaagaatggAAGGAGAGAGAGGGTAGCAGCAGAGACAACTCAGTCCAGCATGATGACGAACTTAACCCGTTATTGGAACAAATGAATATTATCCGAGGGTACATCAAGGAAGCCCGCAAAGAATTAAGGTTTGAGGAA GTAGCAATCTTAGAAGAAAACCTCAAAGAACTGAAGAAAGAATATCATTTCCAAATGCTCTCTAACAAATCCTAG
- the LOC126974950 gene encoding rabenosyn-5 isoform X1, translated as MATANDDEILEGFLCPICKADLKSATQLTNHFETQHAEEQDLLRSLKDIFGKAKKIILNVDENDLKDTFDRALKINTQDNNSWYTEETQTVGVSRSSSEYFKAVRSARLERYATETNKLLIRLDKLVSNMPNEVNQRKQHEQDVVPWLDGSSVKLCPNCAKSFSLTRRKHHCRLCGSILCHDCSLFLDFNVAKGIVDPSAPQTSTPDHEVTEKNGLRLCEHCYMLIDLRKQVQDSRNAKTALMTAYEQMRSLMEQASPAVAMYEKMCQSLFDGESTYNLQDVNAMRGKIGKLAEGIDLLSKQVSLFPANPGTRQARLQNSIRQAAANFIKGDLLSLRKLPTEAQIDEVRRQRYERAQKKVEMERQAAEKEKEWKEREGSSRDNSVQHDDELNPLLEQMNIIRGYIKEARKELRFEEVAILEENLKELKKEYHFQMLSNKS; from the exons atggcAACAGCTAATGATGATGAGATTTTAGAGGGTTTTCTGTGTCCAATTTGTAAAGCCGATTTGAAATCAGCTACTCAACTTACAAATCATTTTGAAACACAGCATGCAGAGGAACAGGATTTACTCAGGTCACTCAAAGATATCTTTGGTAAAGCTaagaaaataattcttaatgtcgATGAAAATGACCTAAAAGATACATTTGATCGTGCTCTTAAGATTAATACTCAAGATAATAATAGTTGGTATACTGAAGAAACACAAACGGTAGGTGTATCGCGCAGTTCTTCTGAATATTTCAAAGCTGTTCGATCTGCTAGATTAGAGAGATATGCGACAGAAACTAACAAACTGTTGATAAGACTAGATAAATTAGTTTCAAATATGCCAAATGAAGTAAATCAGCGTAAACAGCATGAGCAGGAT GTAGTCCCATGGTTGGATGGCTCATCAGTGAAGCTGTGTCCAAATTGTGCGAAATCATTCAGTTTGACAAGAAGAAAACACCATTGTAGGCTATGTGGATCAATTCTATGTCACGATTGTTCTTTATTTCTTGATTTTAATGTAGCCA AAGGCATAGTAGATCCATCAGCTCCTCAAACATCGACTCCAGACCATGAAGTAACAGAGAAGAATGGCCTTCGACTATGTGAGCACTGTTATATGTTAATTGATCTCCGAAAGCAAGTACAAGATAGCCGTAATGCTAAAACAGCATTGATGACAGCTTATGAACAGATGAGGAGTTTGATGGAGCAAGCCTCACCTGCTGTGGCCATGTATGAAAAG ATGTGCCAAAGCCTGTTCGACGGTGAGTCGACGTATAACCTACAGGACGTGAACGCGATGCGCGGAAAGATCGGGAAGCTAGCCGAGGGTATCGACCTCCTGAGCAAGCAGGTGTCCCTGTTCCCCGCGAATCCCGGGACGCGTCAGGCCAGACTGCAGAACTCTATACGCCAAGCTGCCGCTAATTTCAtcaag ggAGACTTGTTATCACTTCGCAAGTTACCCACGGAGGCGCAAATTGATGAAGTGAGGAGACAAAGATACGAACGAGCGCAGAAGAAAGTGGAGATGGAACGGCAGGCAgcggaaaaagaaaaagaatggAAGGAGAGAGAGGGTAGCAGCAGAGACAACTCAGTCCAGCATGATGACGAACTTAACCCGTTATTGGAACAAATGAATATTATCCGAGGGTACATCAAGGAAGCCCGCAAAGAATTAAGGTTTGAGGAA GTAGCAATCTTAGAAGAAAACCTCAAAGAACTGAAGAAAGAATATCATTTCCAAATGCTCTCTAACAAATCCTAG
- the LOC126975005 gene encoding 39S ribosomal protein L50, mitochondrial — MLRNLIFPIARTKFQVINIRNKQKKVPKIDKKLQAATESLAARGFLRPNKPWDPPANIDEMILKICSENGLNSKSEFNSLEVKFVVLKSCYEETGHSVPNSLLHTIETVDDLRTFYETPVDVRTPFDALKKMDLPKNLHVQEDYVRFHPEKDTLFNGQTVFPQSSTIVSGLKTRKKYEGHSAKRSWP; from the exons atgttAAGAAATCTTATTTTTCCAATAGCACGAACAAAGTTTCAA gttataaatataagaaataaacagaaaaaagTGCCAAAAATTGATAAAAAGTTGCAAGCCGCCACGGAATCACTTGCTGCGAGAGG tttcctTCGCCCCAACAAACCTTGGGACCCACCAGCTAATATTGATGAGATGATACTTAAGATATGCAGTGAAAATGGATTAAATTCAAAATCTGAATTTAATTCCTTGGAAGTAAAATTTGTTGTACTAAAATCATGTTATGAAGAAACTGGACACAGTGTACCTAATTCTTTGTTACATACAATTGAAACTGTTG ATGACTTAAGAACCTTCTATGAAACACCTGTTGATGTAAGAACACCATTTGATGCTCTAAAGAAGATGGATTTACCAAAAAATCTACATGTACAGGAAGATTATGTCAGATTCCATCCTG AAAAAGATACACTATTCAATGGTCAAACAGTCTTTCCACAAAGTTCCACAATTGTGTCCGGCCTGAAAACAAGAAAGAAGTATGAGGGACACTCTGCTAAGCGGTCATGGCCTTAA